A single region of the Malus sylvestris chromosome 8, drMalSylv7.2, whole genome shotgun sequence genome encodes:
- the LOC126633116 gene encoding abscisic acid 8'-hydroxylase CYP707A1-like, whose protein sequence is MDAILTYVFIFLCTLLSFVFFMKRDRRGGEAPHKRAQLPPGSLGWPYIGETLQLYSQNPNTFFSSKQKRYGEIFKTHILGCPSVMLASPEAAKFVLVTQAHLFKPTYPKSKERLLGPSALFYHQGDYHMRMRKLVQGSLSLDIIRNLVPHIEGLAVSATDSWATGQVIDTFHEMKKLSFEVGKLAIFGNLEAHYKEELKRNYTIVDRGYNSFPTIIPGTPYKKALLARKRLRVILGDIICERREKRLLGKDLLDCMLNSKDEKGEVLTDDQIADNILGVLFAAQDTTASVMTWIVKYLHDDPKLLESVKAEQKVIREANEEGQQPLSWAQTRNMPVSHKVILESLRMATIISFAFREAVVDVEYKGYLIPKGWKVMPLFRNIHHNPEFFADPQKFDLSRFEVAPKPNTFMPFGSGVHACPGNELAKLEMLVMMHHLVTKLKWEVVGSQSEIQYSPFPVPLHGLPAKFWKQSA, encoded by the exons ATGGATGCAATTTTGACCTACGTTTTCATCTTTCTCTGCACCCTTCTGTCATttgtatttttcatgaaaagggACAGGAGAGGAGGAGAAGCACCCCATAAAAGGGCTCAGCTCCCTCCAGGTTCATTAGGTTGGCCTTATATAGGAGAGACCCTTCAGCTCTATTCTCAAAACCCAAATACTTTCTTTTCTTCCAAACAGAAAAG GTACGGAGAGATTTTCAAGACGCATATTCTGGGATGTCCAAGTGTCATGCTGGCGAGCCCTGAGGCCGCGAAGTTTGTGTTGGTGACTCAAGCTCACTTGTTCAAGCCCACGTATCCCAAAAGCAAAGAGCGTTTGCTTGGTCCGTCTGCACTGTTTTACCACCAAGGAGATTACCATATGCGGATGAGGAAATTAGTTCAAGGATCTCTCTCCCTTGATATTATTCGAAATTTGGTGCCTCATATTGAAGGCTTAGCTGTTTCTGCCACAGACTCCTGGGCCACTGGCCAAGTCATCGACACCTTCCATGAAATGAAGAAG TTATCTTTCGAGGTTGGTAAACTTGCAATTTTTGGCAATTTGGAGGCACATTACAAAGAAGAGCTCAAGAGGAATTACACCATTGTGGACAGAGGCTACAATTCTTTCCCCACAATCATTCCGGGCACACCATacaaaaaggctttgttg GCAAGGAAAAGGCTAAGAGTAATTTTGGGTGATATTATATGTGAGAGGAGGGAGAAAAGATTACTTGGGAAAGATCTTTTGGATTGCATGTTGAACTCAAAAGATGAAAAGGGTGAAGTCTTAACGGATGACCAAATTGCTGACAACATTTTGGGGGTGCTTTTTGCTGCTCAAGACACTACAGCTAGTGTGATGACCTGGATTGTCAAGTACCTCCACGATGACCCCAAACTTTTAGAGTCTGTAAAG GCTGAGCAGAAGGTTATTCgtgaagcaaatgaagaaggccAGCAACCATTGAGCTGGGCACAGACTAGAAACATGCCAGTTAGTCACAag GTTATTTTAGAGAGTTTGAGAATGGCAACCATTATATCTTTTGCTTTTAGAGAGGCTGTGGTTGATGTGGAATACAAAG GGTACTTGATTCCAAAAGGTTGGAAAGTGATGCCTTTGTTCAGGAACATTCATCACAATCCTGAATTTTTTGCCGACCCTCAGAAATTCGATCTCTCTAGATTCGAG GTTGCACCAAAGCCAAATACATTTATGCCATTTGGAAGTGGAGTGCATGCCTGTCCCGGAAACGAGCTTGCAAAGCTGGAAATGCTGGTTATGATGCACCATTTGGTCACCAAGTTGAAGTGGGAAGTAGTGGGATCCCAAAGTGAGATTCAATATAGCCCATTCCCTGTGCCTCTGCATGGACTCCCAGCAAAATTTTGGAAACAATCTGCCTGA
- the LOC126633119 gene encoding sterol carrier protein 2 yields MASGAELKSEGLLELMKEHLKTDAGKEITKKIGLVYQINIAPKKIGFDEVIFTVDLKKGEVKKGAYEGGKPDATFSFKDEDFVKVALGKMNPQIAFMRGAMKIKGSLSAATKFTPDIFPKPAKM; encoded by the exons ATGGCGAGCGGTGCAGAGCTGAAGTCGGAAGGCTTGCTGGAGCTGATGAAAGAGCACCTGAAAACCGACGCCGGCAAAGAAATCACCAAGAAAATTGGACTCGTCTATCAGATAAACATCGCACCCAAG AAAATTGGATTCGATGAGGTGATTTTTACCGTTGATCTCAAGAAGGGCGAGGTCAAGAAAG GGGCATATGAAGGAGGGAAGCCAGATGCAACTTTCTCGTTCAAGGATGAAGATTTCGTGAAGGTGGCGCTGGGGAAGATGAACCCGCAAATCGCTTTCATGAGGGGGGCAATGAAGATCAAGGGCAGCCTGAGTGCCGCCACGAAATTCACACCCGACATTTTCCCCAAGCCTGCCAAGATGTGA
- the LOC126633118 gene encoding thioredoxin-like 4, chloroplastic produces the protein MMHRQSILYGKAKASFNFVTKPNTKLGSTSPSQVKSRLLRAGNPSTIIKTTALGVSGFRGAFGHVEARVATGNLGELSEEDDDDVCPVECVREFRTDAEFSKILETARESGALVVVDFYRTSCGSCKYIEQGFSKLCKGAGDGEAAVIFLKHNVIDEYDEQSEVADRLRIKTVPLFHFYKDGVLLEAFPTRDKERITAAISKYTTPASQEV, from the exons ATGATGCACAGGCAGAGCATTCTTTACGGCAAGGCCAAAGCCTCATTCAACTTTGTCACGAAACCAAACACAAAACTCGGTTCAACGAGTCCCTCCCAAGTTAAATCACGTCTTCTGAGAGCCGGAAATCCATCAACCATCATCAAAACTACGGCGCTGGGAGTTTCGGGATTCCGCGGCGCATTCGGGCACGTAGAGGCCCGAGTGGCGACGGGAAACCTAGGAGAATTGTCCGAAGAGGACGACGACGATGTGTGTCCCGTTGAATGTGTTAGAGAGTTTAGGACTGACGCGGAGTTCAGCAAAATTCTTGAAACGGCTAGAGAAAGTGGTGCTTTGGTTGTAGTGGATTTTTATCGGACTTCGTGTGGGAGCTGCAAGTACATAGAGCAAGGGTTTTCAAAGTTGTGCAAGGGAGCTGGCGATGGAGAAGCTGCTGTTATCTTCTTAAAGCATAAT GTAATTGATGAGTACGATGAACAATCCGAGGTTGCTGATCGACTTAGAATTAAG ACGGTGCCCCTCTTCCACTTCTATAAAGACGGAGTCCTCTTGGAAGCATTCCCTACCAGAGACAAAGAGAGGATCACTGCAGCCATTAGTAAATACACAACTCCAGCTTCTCAAGAAGTTTGA